A window from Leishmania mexicana MHOM/GT/2001/U1103 complete genome, chromosome 33 encodes these proteins:
- a CDS encoding mitochondrial DNA polymerase I protein A,putative, whose protein sequence is MQDRGASGSGARSKPTARRRDGAGTNAAADASVAKRKPKTRKRSGGDAILPGALDPSVCAMPAPRTLFSLTSSEAGGGAMAELQNGPTAAATVSVPYIYLQESAEELFSDVRRALNDPDRIQAPPLFVGVSALTGNTSTAAALARVESRTNFTCYSSGAKTAKRRVSCCFSSLDPVRSHQHLELVLIRWKDDMYALPAQTVGLAFLCRVLTELPGVELITFNAQVLLVALLAYCKGTLWSNCVSDVRVMAWMAQLHVASTLSKAPPAVHALAGGGSAAAADGASDADTSVLYDYSQLLLHVCSGKLPPTVQLENVSNAGCFSHSRTIFAESIGTAAAAATAAPAPPLTSAQCQLAHQVYYLATVYRSLYGLLGSKGLLQAFLRQEKRIALLLALLKYNGMRVDLHEVHRYEKSCEAEMAQQRRLASKLVPELGEDFNIQSHDQCRKALYEVLQLGKYLLKSGNGEAVGATGLTVTKGGRLSTAEDTLRALARHHEFPACLLRYRKVSKLMQTYVEGMMGYAVVRSRAQASPAPCRDGVNAEAGTSESTEGRQQAHDNDEGAKAVSPLVIREAVDMNDDSPFVDRWLHTSSNGYGTSSAEPMPARNQRSSREDANATPAGEVILPARGYATLHPNFLQEGTDTGRLSCVEPNLQNLPRNGITAAVAGNDAEEDGDDDLLGFRRCFVAAGGCVLLSIDYEQIELRVLAHLCGDAALVEALTTSADIHRAIAEVVFKKKPVSTEERSLAKRVVFGVLYGAGPKTLATHMGVTVDRALHITSLLTNAFPGIDAYHRRVVEEARANGFVRTLSGRLRYLPDIRSTVLSRRSYAERQAFNSVVQGSAADVMKMAMLAVSKEVLQRYDRSDVSLLSQIHDEMVFMVRKELLPMVVPLVSSAMSHAMQLLVPLSVTAKFGDSLGNLQEWSVEHDLGVV, encoded by the coding sequence ATGCAAGACCGGGGCGcgtccggcagcggcgcacgaaGCAAGCCAACAGCACGGAGGCGCGATGGTGCCGGCACgaatgccgctgctgacgcctCCGTTGCGAAGAGGAAGCCGAAGACGAGGAAGCGGAGTGGGGGCGACGCAATCCTTCCTGGTGCCCTGGacccctctgtgtgtgcgatGCCGGCTCCTCGCACGCTTTTCTCTCTGACGTCCTCCGAAGCTGGCGGGGGCGcgatggcggagctgcagaaTGGAcccaccgcggcggccacggtCTCTGTCCCCTACATCTATCTGCAGGAATCGGCCGAGGAGCTGTTCAGCGACGTGCGCCGTGCCCTCAACGACCCGGATCGCATCCAAGCACCACCCCTGTTTGTCGGCGTTTCGGCCCTCACTGGCAATAccagcacggcagcggcgctcgcgaGGGTGGAGTCCCGCACGAACTTTACCTGctacagcagcggcgccaagACGGCTAAGCGCCGCGTGTcgtgctgcttctcctccctcgacCCCGTGCGTAGCCACCAGCACCTGGAGCTTGTTCTGATACGGTGGAAAGACGACATGTACGCGCTGCCGGCACAGACCGTTGGCTTGGCGTTTCTGTGCCGCGTTCTCACAGAGCTACCTGGGGTGGAGCTCATTACCTTCAATGCGCAGGTGCTCCTGGTGGCGCTACTCGCTTACTGCAAGGGCACATTGTGGTCGAACTGTGTCAGCGACGTGCGCGTGATGGCGTGGATGGCTCAGCTGCACGTGGCAAGTACTCTGTCGAAGGCTCCTCCCGCCGTGCACGCTTTAGCGGGGGGaggctccgccgccgccgcggacggGGCGAGTGACGCGGACACGAGCGTCCTCTACGACTACAGTCAGTTGCTCCTGCACGTTTGTAGCGGGAAGCTGCCGCCGACAGTGCAGCTGGAGAACGTGAGCAACGCAGGGTGCTTCTCGCACTCAAGGACCATTTTTGCCGAAAGCATCGggactgccgccgccgccgcaacagcagccccCGCGCCGCCCCTAACGTCCGCACAGTGCCAACTAGCCCATCAAGTGTACTACTTGGCCACTGTGTACCGCAGTCTTTACGGTTTGCTGGGCAGCAAAGGGCTCCTGCAAGCGTTCCTGCGGCAGGAGAAGCGGATTGCGCTCCTGCTGGCGCTTCTGAAGTACAATGGCATGCGCGTGGATCTGCACGAGGTTCACCGCTACGAGAAGAGCTgcgaggcggagatggcacagcagcgccgacttGCCAGCAAACTTGTCCCGGAGCTTGGCGAGGACTTCAATATTCAGAGCCACGATCAGTGCCGCAAGGCACTCTACGAGGTGCTTCAGCTGGGCAAATACTTGCTCAAATCCGGAAATGGCGAAGCCGTCGGCGCCACTGGGCTCACAGTCACAAAAGGGGGGCGGCTGTCAACGGCGGAGGATACACTGCGTGCCCTCGCCCGGCATCACGAGTTTCCTGCGTGCTTGTTGCGCTATCGCAAGGTGTCGAAGCTGATGCAGACATACGTCGAAGGGATGATGGGCTACGCCGTGGTGCGCTCTAGGGCACAAGCAAGCCCAGCCCCTTGTCGCGACGGCGTTAACGCTGAGGCGGGGACCAGTGAGAGCACggaggggcggcagcaggcgcacgACAATGATGAGGGCGCCAAGGCCGTGTCGCCGCTGGTTATAAGAGAAGCGGTGGACATGAACGACGACAGCCCGTTTGTAGATCGCTGGCTTCACACGAGCAGCAACGGATACGGCACTAGCAGCGCCGAGCCAATGCCAGCACGAAACCAACGGAGCAGCCGAGAGGATGCAAACGCGACGCCGGCGGGCGAGGTTATTCTTCCTGCAAGGGGGTACGCCACGCTGCACCCAAACTTTCTTCAGGAAGGCACCGACACTGGACGGCTATCCTGCGTTGAGCCGAATCTTCAGAATCTTCCACGTAATGGCATCACAGCCGCCGTGGCAGGCAAtgacgccgaggaggacggcgatgATGACCTCTTGGGTTTTCGGCGCTGCTTCGTTGCCGCTGGCGGATGCGTGCTCTTGTCCATTGACTACGAACAGATCGAGCTACGCGTACTAGCGCACCTatgcggcgacgccgcactCGTAGAGGCACTGACGACGTCGGCAGATATTCACCGGGCGATCGCCGAGGTGGTCTTCAAGAAGAAGCCCGTAAGCACTGAGGAGCGCAGTCTGGCCAAGCGCGTCGTCTTTGGTGTGCTCTACGGCGCCGGCCCCAAGACGCTTGCGACGCACATGGGCGTTACGGTTGATCGGGCGCTGCACATCACCTCGTTGCTGACAAACGCCTTTCCCGGCATCGACGCGTAtcaccgccgcgtcgtcgaggaaGCCCGCGCCAATGGGTTCGTGCGCACCCTCAGCGGTCGCCTGAGGTACCTGCCGGACATCCGCAGCACGGTGCTCTCGCGACGGTCGTATGCGGAACGGCAGGCCTTCAACAGCGTCGTGCagggcagcgcggcagacgTGATGAAGATGGCGATGCTTGCCGTGTCaaaggaggtgctgcagcgctacGATCGCTCCGACGTATCCCTGCTTTCGCAGATCCACGACGAGATGGTCTTCATGGTGCGCAAGGAGCTGCTCCCgatggtggtgccgctggtgtCCTCAGCGATGTCGCACGCCATGCAGTTGCTCGTACCGCTGAGTGTGACAGCTAAGTTTGGCGATTCGCTGGGTAACTTGCAGGAGTGGTCCGTGGAGCACGACCTAGGCGTGGTGTAG